In Chiloscyllium punctatum isolate Juve2018m chromosome 52, sChiPun1.3, whole genome shotgun sequence, a single genomic region encodes these proteins:
- the LOC140470809 gene encoding uncharacterized protein, with amino-acid sequence MKGEFDKECEEYGGCSFDLMLPVKQQWAKARIQLVSGIAKDKQKTMMEKYDKIWDELQQQGKVPKDEERKKLSSFLGKAEEQAKLEVEEHMKGKKGSILVRRKWTKEGEEKEERRIYLHNMTLACMAVETLQKRVGGTSDPDLAKDIEKPRPSTSLYPKLPGVQPPPPYPVTQMPLMYIQEGVLDVQEVGTREYETVKERLAEAVEDSIRKVEKLTLEAAQRVKEAEEASRVLMAHNRNNEQPKQGRHSLLAEPAPHSTPYSIEGKKKGGLLNSGQLLDDGFSDRRRRDLREQRHREKLDGWESENSTDIEDAESLTEDDPHTNPVTLKGSLTMHAEHEAPMQPLSEPGYSLRPRDTLQQSVQFQHHQMPLIYRGSYLGDVYQPFTFTDMDKIPPPMEGGGPWMTKFCQYTLGYKLAMGDWKALLGRQLNMWEIQQIEASAGTTLLPNSEPFVQHATFVGRAMRDRFPIPPGAMHSLTFTMKEGEDMPAFLARCKGTWTDTAGSHPGSGQLQTTLFRNAVMAGMPKEVKEAMESNPDIPGCSTEQWEKHLTHHMKRYRTKQDEDKQSNESAQVQLLKLQLDEARRKANDTRKASQKMTYQMVQ; translated from the coding sequence ATGAAAGGGGAATTTGATAAAGAGTGTGAGGAATACGGAGGATGTTCTTTTGACTTAATGTTGCCCGTAAAACAGCAGTGGGCTAAAGCTAGAATTCAGTTAGTGAGTGGGATTGCAAAGGATAAACAAAAAACAATGATGGAGAAATATGATAAGATTTGGGACGAATTACAACAACAGGGCAAAGTCCCTAAAGATGAGGAGAGAAAAAAATTATCTTCGTTTTTAGGAAAAGCAGAAGAGCAAGCTAAATTAGAAGTTGAAGAGCACATGAAGGGAAAAAAAGGCTCAATATTAGTTAGAAGAAAGTGGACAAAAGAAGGtgaggagaaagaagagaggagGATTTATCTGCATAATATGACATTAGCCTGTATGGCGGTAGAAACATTACAAAAGAGGGTGGGTGGTACCTCTGACCCAGATCTGGCGAAGGATATAGAAAAGCCACGACCATCCACGTCATTATATCCTAAATTGCCTGGGGTACAACCACCGCCCCCATATCCTGTAACACAAATGCCACTCATGTATATTCAAGAAGGGGTGTTGGATGTGCAAGAAGTAGGAACAAGAGAGTACGAAACAGTAAAAGAGAGACTTGCGGAGGCAGTAGAAGATAGCATTAGAAAGGTAGAAAAACTAACACTAGAAGCTGCACAGAGAGTTAAAGAAGCGGAGGAGGCAAGCAGGGTGTTAATGGCGCACAACAGAAACAATGAACAGCCGAAACAAGGGAGACATTCATTATTGGCAGAGCCAGCTCCTCACTCGACACCGTATAGTATTGAGGGCAAAAAGAAGGGAGGATTACTTAATTCTGGTCAGTTATTGGATGACGGGTTCTCAGACAGAAGAAGGAGAGATTTGAGGGAACAACGACATAGAGAAAAATTGGATGGGTGGGAATCTGAAAATAGTACAGATATTGAGGATGCAGAATCCCTGACAGAGGATGACCCTCACACCAACCCCGTCACTTTGAAAGGCTCACTCACAATGCATGCTGAACATGAAGCTCCAATGCAGCCCCTATCTGAACCAGGTTATAGCCTGCGTCCCAGAGACACATTACAACAGTCCGTACAGTTTCAGCACCACCAAATGCCATTAATTTACAGAGGCTCTTATTTGGGGGATGTTTATCAACCCTTCACATTTACTGACATGGATAAAATTCCCCCACCCATGGAGGGGGGTGGGCCTTGGATGACTAAATTTTGCCAATATACACTAGGGTACAAGTTAGCAATGGGCGATTGGAAAGCTTTGTTGGGCAGGCAATTGAATATGTGGGAAATACAGCAGATTGAAGCGTCTGCGGGGACCACCTTACTGCCTAATTCAGAACCGTTTGTGCAGCATGCCACCTTTGTGGGAAGGGCAATGAGGGATAGATTTCCGATTCCACCGGGAGCGATGCACTCGCTCACCTTCACAATGAAGGAGGGCGAGGATATGCCTGCCTTCTTGGCTAGGTGCAAGGGCACATGGACAGATACTGCAGGGAGCCATCCAGGGTCAGGTCAGCTACAGACCACGTTATTTAGGAATGCCGTTATGGCAGGGATGCCAAAGGAAGTAAAGGAGGCAATGGAGAGTAATCCTGATATCCCAGGTTGTTCTACAGAACAGTGGGAGAAACACTTGACGCACCACATGAAGCGTTACAGGACGAAACAGGATGAAGACAAACAGAGTAATGAGTCAGCTCAAGTTCAGTTGCTGAAGTTACAGCTCGATGAGGCTAGGAGGAAGGCTAATGATACAAGGAAGGCCTCCCAAAAAATGACTTATCAGATGGTTCAGTGA